The stretch of DNA TAGTTATAATGAAAGATGTATGTTTCTCGATGGAAAACTAGAACTAAACAAAatccacaaaccctaatatgGCGATGGCTACAGAATATATGAGGGTTAGGTCGTGGATGACCCCCCTGATGCGCCCCtatgggctccaacacgatacgcGGGCGAACTACTCAAAAGACGGTGGCGCAACACCCAGATTCTGGACGTCCACTTATTTCGATGATTCCCGTTGACTCAGACAAATTTTGATGTGGGGCCAGTGCCAATAGAAGCTCTATAAAATTTCCTTTCCATTCATATAAAGAACATCCAAAACAGACTCCGTATATGTGGACGTCGTTATTTGTGCGGGCCGCTCCTGGACTACGAGGTGGGCTCGAACTTGAATTGCTTTTTGGGCCTCCACCTGGAGACTCGAACTGAAGTGTCGAGCCTCCTTATTGACTTGGACACTTGCTAGACTCCTCTTTCTCCATACCATGCGCCAATCATGGTTGTATGTATGagtgtcatgtcctcatcaaatatattttagttTCATAGCAATCGACAACATATATATTATAGGAGATTGATGATGGCCAAACTAAGACTTTCTCATTTCCTAATAATGTGTCTTGTAAAAACTTGGGGGCTCTACTAAATTGACTGCGTCCTGTGTGGCTTGATTACTGAAAATATTTCCAAACCTGCAAGGAGAATCACATAATGATGAAGTGGATAGTGGTAGACCTTTAAGGGTTCATTTGGACAAATATTAATTTCCTCCCGAAACAAATGAAATGGATATTATTTCCTCCCGAAACAAATGAAATGGACTGGAGAATAAACTAGTTTCCCTACCGATCCCTCCCAATACATatacataaatacataattAACCTCTATCCAAACTAAGTTTAATTAAGGTGTGAATTTACAAAAGAATTAGACATGCCAGGTGCTGTGAACTTACAGCCTATAGTTGCAAAGTTGGTATTGATCGGTGTTCATGCAATTTCTCTAAATAAACTGCGTGTAGGTGTTGCTGTCTAGTCAGATACAATAATATAACTTACAATGATATTCAGCTTCTTTAATACGGGTCCAACTGGTAGCTGTTGAATTGCTGATAGCTAGTAATAGAAATTCTCCTTTTACCTGCGGGCGGGAAAGGTCAACAGAAACTTCTCCATCTTGATCCAAGGGTCCATGGTCCATACACAAATCCATCTAGTTGTTGATATCTGCTTgattgatgaggacatcccaaCATATATAGTAATACCAGATCCAGGTGGGGGATCCTCTCCCCCTCCGTTGACCcgtcaaaaaaaaagtaatacCAGATAGACAGTCCTGGAATTTCCTTATCGACTTTAGATTTGGCATTGCACTGAAGCCTCAAGGGCCAGAGAGAAGTTTTTTGGTTTAGTGTCAGACTCAGACCCACCAAACCTCAAAATAATCTAAGATCAAATGTCATGTTAATCGAGCTGCCTGTGTATTGGAGACGAGGTGGAAGCGGTTCAGGAATCAAGATCCCTCTCGGCCCCAAAACATTGCAGTGCAGCTCGTGCCATCCAACTTAAGTCACCGGAACTTACTTGTTTgtgatttataattttttaagcTTCCTTGTGTAAAATGGCATGTAGTCAATTTCCCAATGAAAAGATTTCAGCTCCTTGAGGGCATTATGCCTTAAAAAAAGAACGAACAATGTACACCATGTACGCTAACAAAACAGGTAGGCCCTCGACTGGCCAATCTATTGATGCGAGGCTGCAGGCAAGTACCTTGTTCCACCGTCTAGCAGACTAGCAGGGTAGCAGAGCTGGGGAGTGGTTGCGCACCTGTGtgctgagctgagctgagccTGAGCAGCCGAGCCAATAGCTAGGCTAGTGTCCATGTCTCACAAGCCCACCAGGACAGTGGATGGGAATGCAGAATGGAGAGCAAGTGTGAGCCTTTATGCTAGGAGGAATAATTGCATATGAGTCAGGAATTGCATGACTAAAGCAGCCACATCGTTCACAGTTTATATGATCATCAGTCCTGCGTGAAAGTTTGGGCGCTGGCCAGTAGTGGTCAGTAACATAGGTTTCATATCGGTATGATATTCATGTCGAAATGACCATGATTACGCCAAATTCTGGGTTCACACTTCACAGCAAACATGTTCCCAGCGTAAAATGCAATAGTGTCAAATATTTTTCACCAGTCAGTATCCTCGCGTTCCATTTCCTCAGTTTGTGCCAAGTGACATTTTAGTATGCAGAAACAGCCATAACTTTACTTTTACAAGCTTTACTGTAAATAGctaaaagaaacaatcaaaatgCACATGGATGGTTATGGACACTCCCACTTTATCAATATAGTATGTAAAAAAAATCGTAATGTGGGAGGCCCCATGCCTTAATGATCAAGTTGCTGCTTTGGTAGGAACAAATGTAACCCACAGTCAAAAAAAGTCAGTACCCACGCATACTGCGCATATGAATGAGAATTGATAGCGAAAGAGGAGCAACTGGCAGTTTTTCCCAAAAGAAAATGAGAGAGGAATGAGCAAATTGCACAAACAGCAGTCCTTTAATATCCTTGCTCCACTGGACTGCTGACAAAAACTGACAAGGTTCATTATTTTTCTCTATCTATTTCCATATGGCCCCACCACCAAGAAGAGCAAGTTCCTCACGAGGACAAGGATGGTGGCATTTTTCCTGGGAATGGCAGGGAGGTCCCTTTCTCATTAGCACAAGTAGCTGTTGATCAAGTGCTGCGGAGTGCTGGTGAGATCTAGACCTGTAACCAACCACACAACGATCTGTATGTTTTTGGCTTTGGTCAAGTGAGTCTTGATCAATCAATTAGCAACTATTCTTTCTGTCCGGATCATTTAGTACGACTGGTTAGCAAGTAGTACAACGCACCTAGCATGATTTAGTCCGCAGACTCCTGGATAGCAACCCCAGCTGCTGGATCTAGACAGCTTCTACACGCACAGTTAAGCAGGTTCAAGTTCACCGCTATGGTGTGAACAGCTTTAATATTTTCACAGGAACAAGCAGAAGGCCAATACTGGTACGGTGTATACTACTATCGGAAAAAGGACTAGTATATACGCCACATCTACATGCACATATGGATACTTGTCGAGAACTTATGTCCTAGTTCAACATACGAACTCAGCGCACATAGCAACCTTCTTAAAATTTGTCTGCAAGCTAAGTGAGCGCTTTAGTTCTTGGGCTCAAAACCATATAGTTATGATATGCTTGCAAAATGATTTGGGTGACAGCAGTAGTGGCAGTGCTTGCGAAATGATTTGGGCGACAGCAGCAGTGACAGTGCTGGTAACTAACTAATCATTCTGGGGCCATGTCTACATCGATCCTCAGCTGCTGCCGACTATTTCCCTTTTCTTGGGAAGCTATAACAATCCCCAAAGCCAGGATACGGGTGGACAAGATGAGAAAAGTATCTACTAGTTGATCTTTTAACAAAGGTTGTTATGCTTCACAAAAACAAAGGTTGTGGAGGAGCGCACCTTTCGATATAGCAGAGCAGGCAGCATACACGTTGCTGCAGATCAGCAGAATAATCCCCTTCGCCCAGGAACGTGACTAGCCGGCAAGAGGAGAAACAGCCATCTGCCTTTCTCACCTGAAGTGATAATATATTCTGGACAAAATGTGAGAGATCAATACCATGACCTGTTTTGCTGTAGTTATGGCTGGGGTAGCATCTATCATTGATTTGAATTTTGCAAGTGGCGAATGGTTCAATTCCCTTAAGATAATGAGACGTACTATATGACGAACCAGCAGCAGACGGAAGGGCGATGAAACGGCACCAGTCCGTGTGATTTTTGTTTCAACTCGCGCTTGGATGATGGATGCTTGGGAATGGGTTTAATTAACTCGAAcattcctttcttcctccaACCAGTGCGCGCATCTGCAAAGCATGCATGTGTCCCATACATCAGTTGAGCCTGGCTTTAATCATATGGACAAAAAACCCAAAGCGAGTGGAGTAGCTTGATTATAGCAAAAGGGCAAAGCAAAACATTGGATGATGAACCTAGTTATAACATCCTGCTGCACTGATCATATCGATCTGAGTACCTATATGTAGGTCTCTCATTCTGTCTAGTCGATTCATTAGGTTACCAAGTTTTATTACTTAACAACCTAGTCAGGTGGAGGCTTGCTCTCTGATGAGTGGTAGTAACAGGAGAGATATTTTAGGACGTTTCCATATGGGGTATGACTTGAGGGAAAAACAAACAGGATAAGAAACGACTAAGGCACAGACTCCTTAGAGGAGGTAGAGAGAAATCAGTCACGCACAGGGGCAGCAGCTGAGGGCAGTAAGGCACAAGGCTACAACTAGATCTGTACGCAGGACCACTTCCAAACACAAGCCTGCAGCTCCAGATGTAAAGAAGCCAACAGCTATAAAGAGCATCCATAAAACAGCCAGTACCACCCCCACATATAGCTATATAGCGCGACAGGCCCACGCTCAGAGCTTGTCACGTATTCACTGATgcttacacatgcatgaaagcCAGAGAAATGAAgaaagcaaagaaaaaaaaaggagagagagagagagagagagagagagagagagagagagagagagagagagagaggctacGTCTGCTAGTGCTATGTGCTGTGCGTatgcagagagagagatggcCTGATGGCCTTTCCTCTCTCAGAGACAGGTACTTGTTTGTTATGAGAGCTCAAAAGCCTCCGAGTGCAGTAGTACTTGCCAGAGCTAAGAGCTTACTGTGTACTATGGCCACCCGACCCCTGCTCAAGAATTTACTACTACAACACCACCGTGGACGATGTATCCACACCTCCCATCCTTTCCCCCTATCCTCCCGGCAGGCCCACCCTCCTCCTAACTAACCACGATATAGTAAGGTGACAATTACCCTGCCTGCTCCACAGTACCCATGCAAAACCTATCACTCGTATACATTTGGCAGTTGGCACTCCTTTGAGCAACACGAGCACAGGCCTCCCTGCTGCTCTTTCCATTCCCTAGCTCCCTTGTCTCTCCCCTCCCCCCAGTTCCTCTCTCCTTGCCATCGCCGAGGAAGAGTGCTGAGAGGGTTCCCCAACCTCATTGCTAGCTAGACCAGCTTAGACACCAGCCAGTTACTTTGTACTGCAAATTAAATTATTCTCCACAAAGACACGAGAAATTCTGTACCTTCTTCCTCCACCTGGCTTGCATGGGCAGCGGCAGCgaaggcggcagcggtggcgccGCGGCGAGCGTTCGGGAGCCTCACGACTTCAGCAACGTCGCGTCCTTCTCTGAGCTGCCGTTCCTGCGCTCCGCTCCTCTTCGTGAAAGCCCCAACTCCGGTATCCGCATCTTCGGCATTGACGTGCCGCATTCGTCACCGGAGAGCAAGGCTAAAGAAACCACagccaccacggccgccgccgccgccgccacgcaaaGCAGCAGTGGCGGCGCCGCTCCCACCGACAGCAGCCGCAAGTTCGAGTGCCACTACTGCTGCAGGCACTTCCCGACGTCGCAGGCGCTCGGCGGCCACCAGAATGCGCATAAACGCGAGCGGCAGCACGCCAAGCGGGTGCAGATGCAGTCGGCGATggccgccgcagcggcggcggctggcggcgcgcaccaccaccacctcctcgggTACCCGCAGCATCGCTTCGGCGTGGCAGGCCCTACGGTGGCGACATTGTACCCCTCCTGGCACACAATGAGGGCtccaggcgccggcgccggcggtgccgTCGCCATCGGCCCGCAGTTCTACAGCGGGGTCGGGTCGATCGCTCAGCCGATCAACGGGAACCCCCTGACGGCTGGGCTCTGGAGAGGACCGCCTGCTGGGCACGGGAACACGAGCATGCCGCCGGCTGGAGAGCGGCGGCCAGTTGCACTGTCCGTGTTCCGCGAAGATGAGCCAAGGGCTTCAACGTCTCTTTTGGCGTcaccctcctcttcttcctctttgcTGCTGTCTCCACAAGGTCAGTTTGTTTGTGAGCAGCCGGCAACCACCGCAGCCGAAGGCGTGAGCTTAGATTTGCATCTATAATTGTTACCTTTTCTCTGCTGCTTTTAGCGGATCAACCCAAGAACTCATTTCCGTTACCTTTCCCATATCTACGATTACTCTTCACTGGGCCCAGATCTTGCCTTATTTTCTGGCATAGTGCAAAAGAAGTCCATTTATCAAAGTATGAATCTTTTATTTGCGTGTGTATACATATAGAAAGATATTCAGATTATATAattagggtttcgggttttACCATTCAACACAAGACATCAATGAATTTCAACTAGGCAACATGTACATACTCAACTGTAGATTTCAGGAAACTTACAATGTTCTAGACTCTAGAGAAAATAGGCTAACATCGAAAAGTTTCTTGTTTAATTCATAGAAGCATCCTAGGCAAAAACAGACTGCAGGCTACAGTATCTTTCAATAAATACCTGGGTGAATTAATACCCCACATAGATAAAAACAATATCTCAGATGACATAATGGAACATGATCTATTTATTGTATTATGAAATATTATACCTTTTATGTTGCTTTGCTAACAGTCTGCATCTGTGTGCATACTATGCACGCTAGCTAGAAAAGATACATGAACAAAAGGTGAAATAATAAAAGAGAAATTGAAGGCCCCCACAAGTTATACCTTGTAGCTTTGAATAATTGAACGTATAGATATACAGTTACTGCTCCATGCTGCATAGGCAATGAGGCAGTGCTTTATAATATATATTAAGAATATCTGCAGCTGAAGctaaatatataattatatatacagATATTAATGACAGCTGAACGGAGAGAGATCATAAAAAACAGTGTAAGCTCTTATCAGTTGACTTCCGGAAAGttttttgatagtgacttctGAAAAGTTTGAAGATGTGCAGTGTtgactatatatatatctaaaagGTTGAACATATAATTTTAAATTCATCAGTCCTACAAAAGAATCAATTAATATTATATAACAAAAAGATTAAAGCGTCTACACACTTGCAACAAGGAAAGGCAAGGAAAGTACAAGTATGAAGAGGGAGCAGAAGGGATAAAGAGTGCAAATTGACTAGGCACATGAGAAATGACAGATCAAGCTGGTCATAAAAAAATGACCAGATCTGATAAGGCCAACCACCCCCGGTTACTCCCACACTAATTCCAACCAAGATTGGCTTCGTACTGTTAGTGACATATAACTGGGATTACGGCCACTTATCTCCTGCAACTTAATTTTGCCCTAGCTAGGATTTCGCCCTCAACGAAGCTCTAAACTGTCGGGCTGAAAGGATAGCCTTATCTAATGTCTAGTGATAGTAAGAACGAAGGCCTTGTGCTTGTTGTGGGGTTTTCTCTGGCTGAAGAACTGTTGTTTTATTCTTTGAATATGCAAGCTTTATATTGTATAAAGGAGGAAGGCAACAGTAGAATACAGCACAAAGGCACCCAGAATATATACTGGAAACACGAATAAGGCTCCacaaaaaatatagcaacagattttttttattagcAAATATATAGACCAAATGTTACTTATCAGCTGGACTAGTATAATCTGGTACTTGAACCCATGAGACAATTGGTTATTTAACTGTATGTATTATGAAAATGGCTATGGAGTAAATGAATGTCAACCAACCATGGAACAGGTAGCTGGCACCCAGCTTCCTGCCTTAAGCAAGTGGTCTCAGAGTAGGATATCAAATGAGTGTCCTGCTTTGGAGCTTTTAACGTTCAATGTTATCATTTTTGATGTTGCTGCTCCTGTTTCTGCTGCACTGCTGTTCCTgtcactttttttttgtggaGTGGAAACAATAGGAGACCCCTACTGTCGTTCCTGTCACTATTGTTGGTGATAGATCCAATGCAACTTCAGGATGTGTCGTTTTCTCCCTCCTGCATGCAAATACGAACTGCCTACAAGATTCAAAAATATTGGGGACAGAATCTAGCACTTTTATCTTGCATGCAGGAAACCTTTGTACTAttcttggagtttggacatgcaACATCTTATTTTATCAAGCAAATCACCAATGAAATGAACACCATGAATACTCTACTGCCAAATGCCAAGGAGTCACAATTTTGGTTAAAGATGCAACCGGTACCAtcagataaaaaaaaatctaaagcaGGTGCGACTATGAAGGTTGACAGCAGAGTGAGGAAAAGAAGGAAACACCTAGAGGCAACATTTCAGGCACAAACCTCCCATCAGGCCATCACCAGCAGTTTCCCAAGACATGATTGAAATTGCAACCCTAGCTAGTCCAATCGCTTCTACCTGTGCTGCAACTGTACTACCCCCATGTTATATACTACAGCTAGACTTTTGCTCCTAGACCATATATAGGTCCTTGCCTGGACAACACGCCTTTCTTTTCTCCAATATTGCAACCACACAGATTTGTATCTTGTACTGCATGTATAGCTCACTCAGTCTGTACTGAATCTAGCTACATAAATAGCCTAAATAGGTGCGCACCACCTATCTTTGCCTATGGGCAAATAGAGTCCAATCTAAATTGTAATGATAATTGAAAAGTAATGTTCAATCTAATTAAATGGTACATTTCTTTAATTATTTGAAGTGAGTATATGTTAGGCCTGGGAAGTCTGGAGATTGAAATATGAAGGCAAGAACCGTGCATCATGTCAGCCCCAAAAGAAAAGGGCTTCACAATTTAAGGCTGTGGAAGATGGCAGTACAAATTGTACAATGCTTGTATACTAGATGGCAGGCTTTGGCCCAGGGTGCGCCAGTTAAATCCTGGTTCTTCTGCTCGAGACATACACAAAAAGCTGGGCATGTAAACAGGTAGCAGCAGAGAAGGAACCCACACGACCTCCTGACATCAAAACACTTATCTTCTAGTTCCATCACACAGCAAAGCAGATCAAGTATGTGTTTTAAGGCCAGAGTTAACAGCTGCTTACCCTCGTAGCACCATGAATCTATAATGGTCACTACTCTCTGTCAGGGCAGGAGCTCTGTGCTGTCCAGTGGATGACCGATGTGATGCCGGTGCAGCTCTTCTACATCGACTGACGTTTCTGTTTTGTATACACATAAGAAAGCCAAATAAGAGGTTAATTAAGTACCAACCAACAGTTAGAGAAACTGAAGAAAACATGTCACGTGAAAGTGAGTACAGTGACAAGAAATGTTTCTGTCCACTAACTTCCCTGAAACAATGAGTACGTTAAGTTTCAGATGGCATGGTATGCAATTCTTAGTAGTTACGCATCTCTGAATCAACTTTCTAGTGCTGCAGTCATGTTGAGCTTAAAAGCTTCTCAGGCTAAGCTTGTGGGCTCATATGACTGCTTAAGGTCAGCATCGCAAGATATTGAAAATCAGCACAGTTCACCTTGTCAGGTATGGATGGGCCAGCACATAGATTGTTCACTACTGATGCCTTTAGATGGGATCCTGAAGAAACAATTGGTTCATCTCCACTACTAATAGCAATGCATTTCAGAATGACAAACTTGGTGTGAAATCAGTTTATGCTTATCTGTTATCACCATAGCATCCTCCTAAGTTGACTGTATATATTCTGAATTAAGGTCAACGATTGTGACTTCACAGGCATGGAAAAACAGCCGCAGGAAAATGTTCTTGCGCAGACAGGCATATACATAAATGGTGTGTGGATATATACCAATGGCTCAGTGAAGGTGTCATGTATCCTTGCAGCAAGACACAAAAAAACCTTTGATCCATCATCCATGTTCCTTATTCATTCGACTGACAGGAATCCAATGTGCAAGTGGCACATATATTTGCAATGGCCTAAAGAAAGAGGGTTATTCTAGGTCTTCAAACTTTTTAAGCTTCTGTGAACCTTTAAACTAAATAAACCTTTTACCTTTTAAACAAATGATAAAACCTGCTCGCAAAAGGCGGAGTTGAGAATAAAGTCTGCAAAAATATAGGTAGTTCAAAACATTTTTTTAAGCCCCCATTGGTCCCGGGACCACTTGTAACATTACATATGGAAGCTTGCAAAGGATAAATAACAAACAGTATTTTAAATGTCTCCATTGCAATAGGTAGTAGACAGTATTTGTTCACTGCTTGCAGAAAGTTAGTCAATATTGCTCACGAATATAATATATAGAGCAAGGAAATTGGTACTAGCATAGATTAGTGCTTGGATACACAAGATTGAAGATGACAATGATACCTCCAGTTGTGCAAGTAAATACCTCGTTCTGATCACCCACGCTTAATTATGAGCAAAGATTACTAATATCAAGGACAGAGCATTGTAGTGATACCAATGTTCTGAATATGACAACCAAACTTGAAACAGATTTCTGTATTTGATACTACTAAATGGAGTGAAACAATAACAGTATCAATTTGATGGCATAGTTTTTATATGCTAATAAGTTCACCAGCACCATGATTAAGAATGATCACGAATAGCGCACATTATTTGGGGACATGATTGAATGCTTCGTATCATACTGATACGCAGATGTaacaaagaaaaagagagattcACTGACTGAATGAGTTGGCATTCTGCTTCCAGGCAGCAGCTATAGATGTACAGAACTTGTGATGATGTTTCCCACTCTTGGCAGCAATCAATATTCATGATAAATGAGCTCAAGCTTGGATGCGAGTGAAATGATTATACAATTGCATGGAGAATAGTGCTTCTAGCTTTGAGTTACTTCATCTAATACTGCATAGCAGCAGAAAGaagattagtttttttttctttattttatttaagTGTAAGAAGATCAGTCATATAAGGGTCACAGTTGAATGATACTTTGATACTAGAAGGTTTATGTAGGATTAG from Panicum virgatum strain AP13 chromosome 9K, P.virgatum_v5, whole genome shotgun sequence encodes:
- the LOC120646858 gene encoding zinc finger protein 8-like, which codes for MGSGSEGGSGGAAASVREPHDFSNVASFSELPFLRSAPLRESPNSGIRIFGIDVPHSSPESKAKETTATTAAAAAATQSSSGGAAPTDSSRKFECHYCCRHFPTSQALGGHQNAHKRERQHAKRVQMQSAMAAAAAAAGGAHHHHLLGYPQHRFGVAGPTVATLYPSWHTMRAPGAGAGGAVAIGPQFYSGVGSIAQPINGNPLTAGLWRGPPAGHGNTSMPPAGERRPVALSVFREDEPRASTSLLASPSSSSSLLLSPQGQFVCEQPATTAAEGVSLDLHL